A single Thermaerobacter sp. FW80 DNA region contains:
- the phoU gene encoding phosphate signaling complex protein PhoU translates to MTRVSYHAELDALRRDLLRMGTQVEEAIRLAVESLKERNAEKAQRVLALEDEVDRMELDIERRCLNLIALQQPMAGDLRQIGMTLKVITDLERMADHAHDIAKVTLRLGDEPLIKPLVDIPRMAEIAEKMVRDGLKAFVEGDVELARAMVARDDELDHLFNQIFRELLMIMRERPGTVDQATHLLMVGSHLERIGDHATNLAEWVIYLVTGVREELND, encoded by the coding sequence ATGACCCGCGTCTCCTACCACGCCGAGCTGGATGCCCTGCGCCGGGACTTGCTGCGCATGGGGACCCAGGTGGAGGAAGCGATCCGGCTGGCGGTGGAATCCCTCAAGGAGCGGAATGCGGAGAAGGCCCAGAGGGTCCTGGCGCTGGAGGACGAGGTCGACCGCATGGAGCTCGACATCGAGCGGCGCTGCCTGAACCTGATCGCCCTGCAGCAGCCCATGGCCGGCGACCTGCGCCAGATCGGCATGACCCTGAAGGTGATCACCGACCTGGAACGCATGGCCGATCACGCCCACGACATCGCCAAGGTGACGCTGCGCCTGGGCGATGAGCCGCTGATCAAGCCCCTGGTGGACATCCCGCGCATGGCGGAGATCGCCGAGAAGATGGTGCGCGACGGCCTCAAGGCCTTCGTGGAGGGCGACGTGGAGCTGGCCCGGGCCATGGTGGCCCGGGACGACGAGCTGGACCACCTCTTCAACCAGATCTTCCGCGAGCTCTTGATGATCATGCGGGAGAGGCCGGGCACGGTGGACCAGGCCACCCACCTGCTGATGGTGGGCTCCCACCTGGAGCGCATCGGCGACCACGCCACGAACCTGGCGGAGTGGGTGATCTATCTGGTGACGGGCGTGCGGGAGGAGCTCAACGATTGA
- the pstA gene encoding phosphate ABC transporter permease PstA, producing MARRAIPAERAGTSGVGVGPVGTGEAAAPAGGRAAFGVDAGRSHLLRRRRRVDRFFHGLCLAATLTGLAVLVVLLADVLADGWRHLDWHFLTSFASRLPERAGIYAALMGSLWVIGVAAPLLVIVGVGTAVYLEEYGGDGPLARLIKINIDNLAGVPSIIYGILGLALFVRGLGLGPVVLAGALTMALLVLPVVIVATQEALRAVPASLRHASYALGATRWQTTWRVVLPAALPGILTGIILALSRAIGETAPLIVVGAVTYVRFVPSSLFDPYTVLPIQIYSWITMPREEFKELAAAGIVVLLGVLLCMNGAAIYLRNRYQQRW from the coding sequence ATGGCACGGCGCGCGATCCCTGCCGAGCGGGCCGGGACGTCGGGCGTCGGCGTCGGCCCGGTGGGGACGGGGGAAGCGGCTGCGCCGGCGGGCGGACGAGCGGCCTTTGGTGTCGACGCCGGTCGCAGCCACCTCCTGCGACGGCGCCGCCGGGTGGACCGGTTCTTCCACGGGCTGTGCCTGGCGGCGACCCTGACGGGTCTCGCGGTGCTGGTGGTGCTGCTGGCGGACGTGCTGGCCGACGGCTGGCGGCACCTGGACTGGCACTTCCTGACCAGCTTCGCGTCGCGGCTCCCGGAACGGGCGGGGATCTACGCGGCGCTGATGGGCAGCCTGTGGGTCATCGGCGTCGCGGCGCCGCTGCTGGTGATCGTTGGCGTGGGCACGGCCGTGTACCTGGAGGAGTACGGCGGCGACGGCCCGCTGGCGCGGCTGATCAAGATCAACATCGACAACCTGGCCGGGGTGCCGTCGATCATCTACGGCATCCTGGGCTTGGCCCTGTTCGTCCGGGGGCTCGGGCTGGGGCCGGTGGTGCTGGCCGGCGCGTTGACCATGGCGCTGCTGGTCCTGCCGGTGGTGATCGTCGCCACCCAGGAGGCGCTGCGGGCGGTGCCGGCCTCCCTGCGCCACGCCTCCTACGCCCTGGGCGCCACCCGCTGGCAGACCACCTGGCGCGTGGTGCTGCCGGCGGCGCTGCCGGGGATCCTGACCGGCATCATCCTGGCCCTGTCCCGGGCCATCGGCGAGACCGCGCCGCTGATCGTGGTCGGCGCGGTGACCTACGTGCGCTTCGTCCCCTCGAGCCTGTTCGACCCCTACACGGTGCTGCCGATCCAGATCTACAGCTGGATCACCATGCCGCGCGAGGAGTTCAAGGAGCTGGCGGCGGCGGGCATCGTGGTGCTGCTCGGCGTGCTGCTCTGCATGAACGGGGCGGCCATCTACCTGCGCAACCGCTACCAGCAGCGCTGGTAG
- a CDS encoding PstS family phosphate ABC transporter substrate-binding protein produces MDRNGCVGRRLDGTSVAGAFGLAGVRRNRRVPGRRWTRGAVAATLAAALVLGACGGGGAGGGEGGQLSGTITIDGSSTVYPITQAVAEEFMAEHPGVNVTVGVSGTGGGFQKFTRGEIEISNASRPIEADEQAAAEEAGIEYTELQVALDGIAVVVNPQNDWVDHLTVEELKRIWEPNSTVRTWRDVRPEWPDEPIRLYGPGTDSGTFDYFTEAVVGKEGASRTDYTASEDDNQLVTGVANDKYALGYFGFAYYVENRDKLRAVPIDGGRGPVEPTEETIASGSYTPLSRPLFIYVNNEAYRTRPEVRAFVDYYLEVVGELAPEVGYIPLPDEVLAEQVAKLEALR; encoded by the coding sequence TTGGATCGAAACGGCTGCGTCGGGCGGAGACTGGACGGGACGTCGGTCGCCGGGGCGTTCGGGCTGGCGGGCGTGCGCCGCAACCGGCGCGTCCCCGGGCGCCGCTGGACCCGGGGCGCCGTGGCGGCGACGCTGGCGGCCGCGCTGGTGCTCGGCGCCTGCGGGGGCGGCGGTGCCGGCGGAGGTGAAGGCGGCCAGCTCTCTGGGACCATCACCATCGACGGCTCCAGTACCGTGTACCCCATCACCCAGGCGGTCGCCGAGGAGTTCATGGCCGAGCACCCCGGGGTGAACGTGACCGTCGGGGTCTCCGGTACCGGCGGCGGATTCCAGAAGTTCACCCGCGGCGAGATCGAGATCAGCAACGCGTCCCGCCCCATCGAGGCCGACGAGCAGGCGGCCGCCGAGGAGGCCGGCATCGAGTACACGGAGCTCCAGGTGGCGCTGGATGGCATCGCGGTGGTGGTCAACCCCCAGAACGACTGGGTGGATCACCTCACCGTGGAGGAGCTGAAGAGGATCTGGGAGCCCAACAGCACGGTCCGCACCTGGCGGGACGTGCGACCGGAGTGGCCGGACGAGCCCATCCGCCTGTACGGGCCGGGCACCGATTCGGGCACCTTCGACTACTTCACCGAGGCCGTGGTCGGCAAGGAGGGCGCCAGCCGCACCGACTACACCGCCAGCGAGGACGACAACCAGCTGGTGACCGGCGTGGCCAACGACAAGTATGCCCTGGGGTACTTCGGCTTCGCCTACTACGTGGAGAACCGGGACAAGCTGCGGGCGGTGCCCATCGACGGCGGCCGCGGGCCGGTGGAGCCCACCGAGGAGACCATCGCCAGCGGGAGCTACACCCCGCTGTCGCGACCGCTCTTCATCTACGTGAACAACGAGGCGTACCGCACCCGGCCCGAGGTACGAGCCTTCGTGGACTACTACCTGGAGGTGGTCGGGGAGCTGGCGCCGGAGGTGGGCTACATCCCGTTGCCGGACGAGGTCCTGGCCGAGCAGGTGGCGAAGCTCGAGGCCTTGCGCTGA
- the pstB gene encoding phosphate ABC transporter ATP-binding protein PstB, translating to MAGWIAGALARTLQEKARGAPVEAPQRLAGAEAAGARGAGAAPGTARGVGPRAGAGSSGAGTPEEIVLRVEDLHLYYGDFHALKGITMAIPARSITALIGPSGCGKSTFLRTLNRMNDMIKGVRIEGKVWLHDVDIYSGAIEVEELRARIGMVFQQPNPFPKSIYDNVAYGPRIHGIRDRRRLDEIVEQSLRQAALWDEVKDDLRRSAYSLSGGQQQRLCIARALAVQPEVLLMDEPTSALDPAATARIEDLVTELKKRYTIVIVTHNMQQAARVADQTAFFLNGELIEYGPTSEMFTRPRDRRTEDYITGRFG from the coding sequence ATGGCGGGATGGATCGCGGGGGCCCTGGCACGGACGTTGCAGGAGAAGGCGAGGGGCGCGCCGGTGGAGGCGCCGCAGCGGCTCGCAGGCGCGGAGGCCGCGGGCGCCCGCGGCGCCGGGGCGGCGCCGGGGACGGCGCGCGGCGTGGGGCCGCGGGCGGGCGCCGGTTCGTCCGGGGCGGGGACGCCGGAGGAGATCGTGCTGCGGGTGGAGGACCTGCACCTCTACTACGGCGACTTCCATGCCCTCAAGGGCATCACCATGGCGATCCCCGCCCGGTCCATCACGGCGCTCATCGGGCCGTCGGGCTGCGGCAAGTCCACCTTTCTCCGCACCCTGAACCGCATGAACGACATGATCAAGGGGGTGCGGATCGAGGGCAAGGTCTGGCTCCACGACGTGGACATCTACAGCGGCGCCATCGAGGTGGAGGAGCTGCGGGCGCGGATCGGCATGGTGTTCCAGCAGCCGAACCCGTTCCCCAAGAGCATCTACGACAACGTGGCCTACGGCCCGCGCATCCACGGCATCCGCGACCGGCGGCGGCTGGACGAGATCGTCGAGCAGAGCCTGCGCCAGGCCGCGCTCTGGGACGAGGTCAAGGACGATCTGCGCCGTTCCGCCTACAGCCTCTCGGGGGGGCAGCAGCAGCGGCTCTGCATCGCCCGCGCGCTGGCCGTCCAACCTGAGGTGCTCCTGATGGACGAGCCCACCTCGGCCCTGGATCCGGCGGCCACGGCGCGCATCGAGGACCTGGTGACGGAACTGAAGAAGCGGTACACCATCGTCATCGTGACGCACAACATGCAGCAGGCGGCGCGGGTGGCGGACCAGACGGCCTTCTTCCTGAACGGGGAGCTCATCGAGTACGGCCCCACCTCGGAGATGTTCACGCGGCCGCGGGACCGGCGCACGGAGGACTACATCACCGGCCGGTTCGGGTGA
- the pstC gene encoding phosphate ABC transporter permease subunit PstC, producing the protein MTARDDTPAARDDAPAGGGVAGGRPGRPGAGTAAGVPGAGSGAGPRVAAAGQQPWDAAGVAGTGSAAGPGTRPRRPWRGADRWAPRLLLLLSLVSVVTTVGIVVALAGETAVFFRSVSPVEFFTGREWTPLFAEKHFGILPLLAGTLMITVIALVIAIPLGLGSAIYLSEYAGDGTRRVLKPALELLAGIPTIVYGYFALTFITQVVLKRLFPDISVFNALSAGIAVGIMVTPLIASLSEDAMAAVPRRLRDGAYALGATRWEVARQVVVPAALSGIVSSVVLAFARAIGETMIVAVAAGSTPRLTWNPLESVQTMTGYIVQAALGDVAHGGLEYTSLFAVGMTLFVFTLAMNLLALYIRGRFREEYQ; encoded by the coding sequence GTGACGGCGAGGGATGACACACCCGCAGCGAGGGATGACGCACCCGCGGGCGGTGGCGTGGCCGGCGGGCGGCCAGGGCGGCCCGGGGCCGGGACGGCTGCCGGCGTCCCCGGCGCCGGGTCCGGGGCCGGACCGCGGGTCGCCGCGGCAGGGCAACAGCCGTGGGACGCCGCCGGCGTCGCCGGCACGGGGTCCGCGGCGGGACCGGGGACGCGCCCGCGACGTCCGTGGCGGGGTGCCGACCGGTGGGCACCCCGGTTGCTGCTCCTCCTGAGCCTGGTGTCCGTGGTGACCACCGTGGGCATCGTGGTCGCCCTGGCCGGCGAGACGGCCGTGTTCTTCCGCTCGGTGAGCCCGGTGGAGTTCTTCACGGGCCGCGAGTGGACCCCGCTGTTCGCCGAGAAGCACTTCGGCATCCTGCCCTTGCTGGCCGGGACGCTGATGATCACCGTGATCGCCCTGGTGATCGCGATCCCGCTGGGCCTCGGCAGCGCCATCTACCTCAGCGAGTACGCGGGCGACGGGACGCGGCGGGTCCTGAAGCCCGCCCTGGAGCTGCTGGCGGGGATCCCGACCATCGTCTACGGCTACTTCGCCCTCACCTTCATCACCCAGGTGGTCCTCAAGCGGCTGTTCCCAGACATCAGCGTGTTCAACGCCCTGAGCGCCGGGATCGCCGTGGGCATCATGGTGACGCCGCTGATCGCGTCCTTGAGCGAAGACGCCATGGCCGCCGTGCCGCGGCGCCTGCGGGACGGCGCCTACGCCCTGGGGGCCACCCGCTGGGAGGTGGCGCGCCAGGTGGTGGTCCCGGCGGCCCTCTCGGGCATCGTCTCGTCGGTGGTCCTCGCCTTCGCCCGCGCCATCGGCGAGACGATGATCGTCGCCGTGGCCGCGGGCTCCACGCCGCGGCTGACGTGGAATCCGCTGGAGAGCGTCCAGACCATGACCGGCTACATCGTCCAGGCGGCGCTGGGCGACGTGGCCCATGGGGGCCTGGAGTACACGAGCCTCTTCGCCGTCGGCATGACCCTGTTCGTGTTCACCTTGGCGATGAACCTGCTGGCCCTCTACATCCGGGGTCGCTTCCGGGAGGAGTACCAGTGA
- the arsC gene encoding arsenate reductase (thioredoxin), whose product MAQAVARRRLPAGTILFLCTGNSARSQMAEGLARHLLGPRWEVHSAGIEPKGVHPLAVRVMDEIGIDIRGQTSKAIDPALLARADWVITLCGDARDRCPTPPPGARHRHWDLEDPARVQGGEAQRLEAFRRVRDELARRLRELARELQDEG is encoded by the coding sequence ATGGCACAGGCGGTCGCGCGGCGACGACTGCCCGCCGGGACGATCCTCTTCCTCTGCACGGGCAACTCCGCCCGCAGCCAGATGGCCGAGGGGCTGGCCCGCCACTTGCTGGGCCCCCGCTGGGAGGTCCACAGCGCCGGCATCGAGCCCAAGGGCGTTCACCCGCTGGCGGTGCGGGTCATGGACGAGATCGGCATCGACATCCGCGGCCAGACCTCCAAAGCCATCGACCCGGCGCTGCTGGCCCGGGCCGATTGGGTGATCACCCTGTGCGGGGATGCCCGCGATCGGTGCCCCACACCGCCGCCGGGAGCCCGCCACCGGCACTGGGATCTGGAGGACCCGGCGCGGGTCCAGGGCGGCGAGGCCCAGCGCCTGGAGGCCTTCCGCCGGGTTCGGGACGAACTGGCCCGGCGCCTGCGGGAGCTGGCGCGGGAACTCCAGGACGAGGGGTAG